One window from the genome of Malus domestica chromosome 01, GDT2T_hap1 encodes:
- the LOC103439434 gene encoding mediator of RNA polymerase II transcription subunit 4 has translation MLQPQIVQSPARLGLTNPTSPSLQNPTPPKVPSQQQPNLSPTLISLLPPLPRAQSILVQMASLASKLFEVSPNRSLWLNAFRGTFPTFLSSQTQSLPSTALESSPSSTKEILSQFTALQTQLFEAVAELQEILDLQDAKLKIAREVKSKDAALLSFSKKLRDVEQVLDNLVDDYSDFTRPKRTKQEDGADDDSSCTTTTVSSQLNLSDILSYAHRISYTTFAPPEFGAGQAPLRGALPPAPQDEQMRASQLYAFANLDVGLPKTVEGKEETMQAILEPPPHEQTESNQLPNLGALQGLLPPNITVPSGWKPGMPVELPTEFPVPPPGWKPGDPVPLPPFESLPVPRAEEQQIRPNAHPGVHKPPATIQVQHVELDILDPDDDSDYSTEDGSSDDDE, from the coding sequence ATGCTGCAACCCCAAATTGTTCAATCCCCCGCTAGGCTAGGCCTAACAAACCCCACATCGCCCTCTCTTCAGAACCCTACGCCTCCAAAAGTCCCTTCACAGCAGCAACCCAATCTCTCCCCAACCCTTATCTCTCTCCTTCCACCGCTCCCTCGGGCTCAATCCATTCTTGTCCAAATGGCCTCCCTTGCCTCTAAACTCTTTGAAGTCTCTCCCAATCGGTCACTTTGGCTCAATGCATTTCGGGGGACCTTCCCGACTTTTCTTTCTTCCCAAACTCAGTCACTTCCCTCAACTGCACTTGAATCTTCTCCTTCCTCCACCAAAGAGATCCTCTCCCAGTTCACTGCCCTTCAAACCCAACTCTTTGAGGCTGTAGCTGAACTCCAAGAGATTCTTGATCTTCAGGACGCCAAGCTGAAGATTGCACGCGAAGTGAAGTCCAAGGATGCTGCGCTTCTTTCCTTTTCCAAGAAACTCAGGGATGTTGAGCAGGTTCTTGATAATCTTGTTGATGATTACTCTGATTTTACCCGCCCCAAACGGACAAAACAGGAGGATGGTGCAGATGATGATTCTTCATGCACCACCACTACGGTTTCATCTCAGTTGAATTTGTCAGATATACTGTCGTATGCCCACCGGATAAGCTACACAACCTTTGCACCACCAGAATTTGGGGCGGGACAAGCTCCTCTTCGTGGGGCACTCCCACCTGCTCCACAGGACGAGCAAATGCGCGCTTCTCAGCTGTATGCTTTTGCAAACCTTGATGTGGGCCTACCTAAAACAGTTGAGGGGAAGGAGGAAACGATGCAGGCAATATTGGAGCCCCCGCCTCACGAACAAACAGAATCTAATCAACTTCCCAACCTGGGTGCACTCCAAGGTTTGCTTCCTCCCAACATCACAGTCCCGTCAGGTTGGAAACCGGGGATGCCTGTGGAATTACCAACCGAATTTCCTGTGCCCCCACCTGGATGGAAGCCAGGGGACCCAGTGCCGCTTCCCCCATTTGAATCTCTTCCAGTTCCTAGGGCCGAGGAGCAACAAATACGACCTAATGCTCATCCAGGAGTACATAAACCACCAGCGACAATACAGGTTCAGCATGTTGAGCTGGATATTCTGGATCCAGACGATGATAGCGATTATAGTACTGAAGATGGAAGCTCAGACGATGATGAGTGA
- the LOC139194051 gene encoding pyruvate dehydrogenase E1 component subunit alpha-3, chloroplastic-like, protein MSFSSATNLAQPLQLNTTASTPRSNDKPSLLLPTKASSFLGSTRKLRPASLAHSIAHRRSAVVAISEAVKEKEVQASSNLLITKEEGLELYEDMVLGRSFEDMCAQMYYRGKMFGFVHLYNGQEAVSTGFIKLTKKEDSVVSTYRDHVHSLSKGVPAREVMSELFGKATGCCRGQGGSMHMFSKEYNVLGGFAFIGEGIPVATGAAFSSKYRREVMKQADCDHVTLAFFGDGTANNGQFFECLNMAALWKLPIIFVVENNLWAIGMSHLRATSDPEIWKKGPAFGMPGVHVDGMDVLKVREVAKEAIGRARRGEGPTLVECETYRFRGHSLADPDELRDPAEKAHYAARDPITALKKYILDNNLATEQDLKAIHKKIDEVVEDAVEFADESPLPPRSQLLENVFADPKGFGIGPDGSYRCEDPKFTQGTAHV, encoded by the exons ATGTCCTTCTCGTCTGCCACCAACTTGGCCCAGCCTCTCCAGCTCAATACCACCGCCAGCACCCCCAGATCCAATGACAAGCCCTCCCTGCTGCTCCCCACCAAGGCATCCTCTTTTCTCGGATCTACCCGCAAGCTCCGACCCGCTTCCCTCGCCCACTCCATTGCCCACCGCCGATCCGCCGTCGTTGCCATCTCGGAAGCTGTCAAGGAGAAGGAGGTCCAGGCTTCTTCCAATCTG CTGATTACGAAAGAGGAAGGTTTGGAGCTGTATGAAGACATGGTATTGGGTAGATCTTTCGAGGACATGTGTGCTCAGATGTATTACAGAGGCAAAATGTTCGGCTTCGTTCACCTTTACAATGGCCAAGAAGCTGTGTCAACTGGGTTTATCAAGCTTACCAAGAAGGAGGATTCTGTGGTGAGCACATACCGTGATCACGTACACTCTTTGAGTAAGGGTGTCCCTGCTCGTGAGGTGATGAGTGAGCTCTTTGGAAAGGCTACTGGTTGCTGCCGAGGCCAAGGTGGTTCTATGCACATGTTTTCGAAAGAGTACAATGTGCTCGGTGGGTTTGCATTTATTGGTGAAGGGATACCAGTGGCAACAGGTGCAGCATTCTCCTCTAAGTACAGGAGGGAAGTGATGAAACAGGCAGACTGTGATCATGTAACATTGGCATTTTTCGGAGATGGAACTGCTAATAACGGCCAGTTCTTTGAGTGTTTGAACATGGCAGCATTGTGGAAATTGCCAATTATTTTTGTTGTGGAGAACAATTTGTGGGCTATTGGTATGTCACATTTGAGGGCTACTTCTGATCCCGAAATTTGGAAGAAGGGGCCTGCATTCGGTATGCCAGGTGTTCATGTGGATGGGATGGAtgtgttgaaggtgagggaggtGGCAAAGGAGGCGATTGGAAGGGCCAGGAGAGGAGAAGGGCCAACTTTGGTGGAATGTGAAACATACAGATTCAGAGGACACTCATTGGCTGATCCCGATGAGCTTCGTGACCCTG CTGAGAAGGCACACTACGCTGCCAGAGACCCCATCACAGCCCTCAAGAAATACATACTTGATAACAATTTGGCGACCGAACAAGACTTGAAGGCCATCCATAAGAAGATCGACGAGGTGGTTGAGGATGCCGTTGAGTTTGCAGATGAGAGTCCTCTTCCACCTCGCAGCCAGCTGCTCGAGAATGTGTTTGCCGATCCCAAGGGTTTTGGAATCGGGCCTGATGGCAGCTACAGATGTGAGGATCCTAAGTTCACTCAGGGCACAGCTCACGTCTAA